Part of the Tenacibaculum sp. SZ-18 genome, ATGCTGTTTCTATGGATAGAGTACAAAAAGTTATGAAGAAACTCGAAACCTTAAAAGAAAGTAATAAGATTTCGGAAGAAGAATACACAAAGAAAATGGAAAAGGTTTCAAAGATGGATAAAAGGATAAAAAAACAACACGATAATATTTTTAAATTACAGTCAGATGTTCTTTCGAAAGAAAGAGAATTGAGAGGAATTAAAGCTTCAAGATAATAGGATTTTAACCTAATAAAACACCGAATAAATTAACTTTTATTCGGTGTTTTTTTATTTATCTAAAAAAGTATACACTGCTTATTTTTCCGTTGGCTACTTCATAAATTGCTACTGCTTTGAAGTTGTTGCCATTCATGGTAAGATACTCTTCGTCAATAATTCTATTTCCATTTACGATTCTCCTCAAAACCTTACAGTTTAAATCAGGTGTGCTCTCGAAAAAAGGAGTATAACGTTTTCTCATTTCATCAATACCTTGATAGTTTAATGTATTAGGAAATGTGTAAACCTTTACATTTTTAGCGAATGGCTTTAAAAATGCTTCAATGTCTCTATTATTATAAGCTTCTAATTGTTCTTCAGCTAAATATCTTGGTGATACTTCCGCCGTGATTGCTAACTTACTAGCATTATCGTTTACTGTTATTCTTGAGATTTTATTTATATTTTCATCTTGAAATTGATGGAATACACTCCAGCCTTTGTCCTTAGTAGGATGGAATTTATAGATAGTATTTTCATTTGGAATTAAAATAGTACCATTTGGCAACCAGCAAATATCTTGTGCTTGTCCAGTAATTGTAATAAATTTGGTTTCTTTAGTTTGAGGATTTAAAGACCAAACTTCCCAGTTTTCTTCATTTTTTTTCATAAAACTAACTAAAGATGAATTCGGAATTTTATGAAAAGATCGACCTACATTTTTAGCGATTATTGTGTTTGTTTTCTTTTTTACATCACTAATGCATAATTGTAAACTATCATTTACAATAACAGAGGAAATTAATGTGTTTTTGTTGTACCACATCGGGTATGCAACTACTAAATCTTTAATTAATTCTGTGTTTTTTCCGTTTTTGAAATTATATTCATAAAACCTTTGTTTACCATCATTATCAAGTCTAACAGCTGAAACATTTTTAGAATTTGGAATTCTTTGCGGTGAATATTCTCCACCCTGTGGTGTGTTATTTATGTAGGATAATTTACCATCTTTAATACTGTATTTTCCAATATCTGTTTGGCTATTTTTTGCTGAAGCAAACAGAACTAAATTGTCATTGTAAAAATGAGGCTGACTATCGTATCCATCATTATTAGAAATATTTTTTCCATTGACGACTTTTAGTTTTTCATTTTCAGATTTGATATCAAATAAGTAAATCTCTGTATTTGTTTGTGCCCATGATATTATTGGGAAGAATATTAAAGCAAGTGTTTTTTTCATTATGAATTATTTGGTTAAAATAAAAGTACAAA contains:
- a CDS encoding nuclear transport factor 2 family protein, whose amino-acid sequence is MKKTLALIFFPIISWAQTNTEIYLFDIKSENEKLKVVNGKNISNNDGYDSQPHFYNDNLVLFASAKNSQTDIGKYSIKDGKLSYINNTPQGGEYSPQRIPNSKNVSAVRLDNDGKQRFYEYNFKNGKNTELIKDLVVAYPMWYNKNTLISSVIVNDSLQLCISDVKKKTNTIIAKNVGRSFHKIPNSSLVSFMKKNEENWEVWSLNPQTKETKFITITGQAQDICWLPNGTILIPNENTIYKFHPTKDKGWSVFHQFQDENINKISRITVNDNASKLAITAEVSPRYLAEEQLEAYNNRDIEAFLKPFAKNVKVYTFPNTLNYQGIDEMRKRYTPFFESTPDLNCKVLRRIVNGNRIIDEEYLTMNGNNFKAVAIYEVANGKISSVYFFR